Part of the Methylocystis rosea genome is shown below.
GCGGCCGAACAGAGGCCGCTTGGGCGTCGGCCGGCTCGGCAGGCGTTGCTTTCACAGCTGTCGCTTCAACAACCGCAGGAACAAATGCTGAGGGGGCTTCGGCGTCAACAGCCTTCAAACTTTCCCGCGCCGCGCGCCGCCACGTGAACAATTGCTGTGGCGTCAAACCATGTCGGCGAGCAACTTGGCAGGCGTGGACGCCTTCCTCATAACTCTCCGCAACGATCGACGCCTTTTCTTCCGCCGTCCACGTGCGGCGGCGACCGGCCCCAGTAAAAATCTCGACACGTCGTGGCGGAGCCGCCTCAATCTCCGACACGTGCTTATGCTCTAAAATCGACATGTGTCGGAGCTCCTCAACGCTCCGAATATCGCCCCGTCCCTAGCCCCAGAAAAGGTGCGGTCAAAACAGCGCTTACACAACGTCCGCCCCAGCGGCAAGCGCGCATGCCGCTTCAATCCCGCGCCCATCTTCGCCGTCGATGCTGACGCCCCAAGGAAGGCGATATCGTTGTATGGGAGGGTGGCCGTCAAACCTTCAAGGATCGTTACACAATCATCTGGGCGGCCAGCCCCTGATCAGGGACCGAGCATACGGCGCGGGTTGGAGAGCAGCGTGATCGCGCGTCGCGCCGCGTTCAACGCCAGCTCCTCTTGCGCTTGCGCTGAATATTCGGAAGGAGCGACGCCATTAGGCGCGCCGCTTCTGCCGTCTTCGGACAGCCTCGTCGCGACCCATTTTCGCGGACATTATTCTATTTGAATAATGAATGCGTTACGCGCCTTTGTAAATTTCCACCAGCGTATCCAACAACTTCAGCGCTTCCTCGCGGGGTCGCTGAAAGCAGTTGCGGCCAATGATCGAGCCGTTGCCGCCACCCGCGTAAATCGCGTGGGCATCGTCGTACACGCTGTCCTCGCCCTTGGCGGCGCCGCCCGAAAACACGACGATGCGCTTGGAGTTGAAGCAACATTGCATGACATGCGCCACGCGCTCCGGCAGGGTGGCAATAGGGATCCTCTTTTCCTGATACACTTTCTTCGCATCGTTGTTTTCAAGATGCGACGTGGGCAGCTTGACCTTGATGATATTGGCGCCGAGCGAGGCCGCCATATGCGCGGCATAGGCGACGATATCGATGGCGGTTTCGCCGTCTTTGCTGATATCGCCGCCACGCGGGTAAGACCACAGAACGACCGCCAGCCCCTTGGCTTTGGCTTCCATCGATAGCTCGCGGAATTCTTCATATTGGTCATACATCGCGTCGGAACCCGGATAAATCGTAAAGCCAACTCCAGCGCAGCCGAGGCGAAGGGCGTCGGCGATGCTCGCCGTAATCGCTTGATCGGCATTTCCCTTCTGGCGCGACAGACTGTTGGCGCTGTTGAGCTTGAGGATCGTTGGAATGGCGCCCGCAAAGGTATCGGCGCCTGCGGCCAAAGACCCCAATGGCGCGGCGTACGCGTTCAGCCCGGCATCAATCGCCAGCTGGTAGTGATAATGCGGATCATAGGCCGCTGGGTTGACGGCGAAGCTGCGCGCCGGCCCATGCTCAACCCCTTGATCGACTGGCAAAATGACCATGCGGCCCGTGCCGCCCAGTTTGCCCGCCATCAGCATGCGGGCAAGGTTGGCCTTGGCGCCGGGGGTCTCGCCTTCGTACCAGTCGAGGATTTCGCGAACGCGCAGGGTGAGATTCATGGGAGATGGGTCCGTGTGACGCTGAAATGCCTTCAGCAGAATACGAGCCGATACTGCATTCCATTGGCCAGGGCGTCGGTTACTTTCAATTCGACACGACGTGGGCCATGTGGAATGAGGGTCGCGATCTTCATTCGTAAGTTAGCAGTTTGAACTGCGTCCGCGCCAAAAATTTCCCCAAGATCGCTGTCATTTGTCCGCTGCAGCTTGCTGTAGGATGTAACCACGTGGCCGCCCGTTCTAAAGGGGAGTCGCGCCCAGCATAGGCGAGGGTTCCACCTTCAGACAAACGGTGGCGGTAGCGTTTCGCTCAACATTGGCAAGCGCTTTTTATGAACGTCGTCGTCGGCAACTCGATAGTGTGCCAGGATAAGGGCGTAATGATCAAAGGCGGAAGGCGGCTACGCCGAAACCGCGCACGGACATGATTAAGGCGACGGTGGGCAACGTGGCAAAAGGCGCCGAGCGCGAGCTTGCGAAAGGAGTTGTGGCGAGCCTGCAAACTGCATTCGGTGACGTCGCCGGCGCGGGCAAGCATGACGTTGCGCTACCTCAAGGGGTCAAGCTCTTAGAGCGAATTCGTTTAACCCGGCTCGTATCAAGTGTCGGCGAAGAAAATTTTTGCGTTCTTGTGGCGTGAACTCTTGGAACACGGCGCCGATCCTGTCCCAGAGACCATCGAGGTTCGCTTGGCGGCATTGCGCAGCAGCGCTTTCAGCTCGGAGAAAGGCGTTTTTGATCGGTTGGAAGTCGGGGCTATGGGGAGGCTGATAAAGCAGCGTCGCTCCCGTCGGTTCGTAACCGCTGCTGTCAGCTTGCAATTGCGTTCAAATTGGTTTGAGGGCGGGTGAGATCTGCGTCGCAAGAATCCGACGCCCGCCAAGCATGGCGGGCGTCTTTAATGCGAACAGCCTGGGCGTCACTGGCAAACCCAAACCCAGTGGCCTTGATCCCAAACCCAACAAACACTGCCGAAGGGCATGCCTCCACCGTAGCCATAGTAGCCGCTCCAATCCCTGTGCTGATAGCGGTAGTGCCCTCCGTAGTCTGGCAAATACCGACCGTGGTGAAATGTGCCGGCTTGCGCCAATGACGCCCACAACATTGCGGCTGCTAGAACTGCGCCAGAAGTTAGCATTTTGCGCATAGGGTCCTCCCTATTCTTCTGATGGAGAACTATGACGCTTGGGGTCGAACACAAGGGCGCAGACCCCATCAATCAAGATTTTGTATCAAGCGCTCGGTCCGAAGCTTCTAATGCCATTGAAGCTATTGCATCGTTCAACAACAACTATGCGGTGCGCCCCCTTCAGTTCTTCAGGTCTCCATGTGGGCCGAACGAGCTATCGGCACAAATTAACAGAGGGGCTCTCATCATCCCGAGGATTGGCGTTTCAAAGATTGCTCTGTCAGCCTTGGCTGTGATTACGACGCCGACTTGCGGCCAGGATTCGCGGAATGAAAGCAGGAACCTCGGCCATGTACTGTCGGTATGCCGCGCCGAATTCGGCGAGCGCCTCGTTTTCCTCCGCTCGGGCGAGGCGCACGTACATGACGACGAGGACCGGAAACATCGCCAGCGTCAGCAATGTCGGCCATTGCAAGAGGAAGCCGAGCATGACGAGTATGAAACCGACGTATTGGGGATGACGCACATACGCGTACACTCCAGTGGTTGCGAGTTCGTGTCGGCGCTGCGCCTCATAGAGAACGCTCCAGCCCGCTGAAATCAAAACAAAGCCGCCACCGATGAGCGCTATGCTCGCCACGTGGAATGGGCCCCAATGCGGATTGGCTTTCCAGCCGAATATCATCTCAAGCAGATGTCCGGCATCATGCGTGAACCAGTTCACGTCAGGCCAACGGCTTTGCAGCCAGCCAGATAGCACATAGATTGTGAGCGGAAAGCCGTACATTTCAGCGAACAACGCTACGAGAAACGCGCTGAAGGCGCCAAAGGAACGCCAGTCGCGTTTCGTCTGCGGTTTGAAGAAGGTAAAGGCGAAAAAGATGAAGATCGCCGAATTGAGAATGACGAGCGACCACAGGCCATAAGCGGGAGCATCATCGTGCATAGGAATCATCCCAGATCATCGTGATTGTCAGCGCCGGCGTGGGGAGTCGGACTTCTCATCGGGGAGTCGTTGCTGGCGCTCTCCTGCGATCCATGCCGCCCATGGCCTCCGTGCATGAAAATGTGCATGAGGGGGCAGGCTAGGAGTAGCAAGTAAGGAAGCGCTCCGAAGAGATGAGCGGTGTGTTCCGTCACGAGATAGAACCCCGCGATCGCCAGGAACCCGATCAGAACCATGTTCCCTCGCGATGCGAAGTGACCGCGCTTCGGACTGTCAGAACTGCCTTTTTGCATATCGTGTGCGTGTTGCATCACTCGCTCCTTCGACATTGCGCCGGCCGACAGACGTTCTATTCGACGACCAGCCTGCCGCGGAACATGCCCATGGGGCATGCGAAATTGAATTCGCCAGACTCCCTCGGCAGGAACTCGACTGCGACGGTTTCGCCGGTGGGCAGTTCGGCGCTCTTTTGAAAGTCGGCGAAAATCACCTTGTCGGAGCACGACGCCGTCTCTTCGCGGCGGAAGTTGAGCCGCACCGGCTTGCCCCGCCGCACGATGATGGTGTCAGGCGTGTAACCGCCTTTCACCAGGATCATCGCTTCCTGATAGCCGCCGCTGGTTTCGGCCGCGCGCACGCCTTCCGTACGCTTGAGCCAGAAGAACCAGACGATGAAGGCGATCAGAGTGGACCCGCCGAACGCCACGATCAGGCGATCCGAGGACGTGTACGTCGCCGCGACAGGGGCCCGTGGGCCCGCCGCGGCTGGAGGCGTTGCGCGCTCGGCGATCGCGCTGTTTATCTCGTCAAGCGCTTCTTTCGCCGAAGCGAGCCGGGGATCGAGTTTCAACGCGGCTTCGAGATCCTGTTTGGCGTGCTCGAGATCTTCCTTACCCAGATAGGCCTTGCCTCGGGAGACGAAGGCGTCCGCCAATTGGGGATCGAGAGCGATCGCCTTGTTGTAGTCCGCGATGGCGGGGTCGAAGTCGTTTTTCGCTCGATAGGCCTCGCCCCGGCCAAGGAAAGCGGCGGGGTTCGGTCGCTCCGCGATGGACGCGTCGTAATCGGCGATCGCCTTGTCGAAATCGCCCTTCGCTTTGAAGATGGATGCGCGTTCTGCAAGCGCGGACGCCGCCTTGGGATAGAGTTTCAGCGCCTTGTCCAAATCGGCGAGGGCGCGATCAAGATCGCCCTTCGCTCGATAGGCGCCGCCACGATTAAAATAGGCCGTAAATTGATCACGCCTGCTCTGCCGTTTTAGACGGTCGATGACCTCCGTGCAGCCCGCGATCCGAGCGTCCGGTTCGGCGCTTCGACACCGCCCCCAGCGATCGCTCTGCGCCGACGCCGTCGCGGCGAGCAAAACCAAACAGAACCCGGCGAGCGCAAGGCGGAGCGGCCATGAGATCATGACGCGGTCCTCCTCGGCTGAAAGAAGCGCAGGCGATTGGCGTTACTGACAACCGTGACGGAACTGAAGGCCATCGCCGCCGAGGCGATAAGCGGCGACAGCAGGATGCCTAGGGCCGGATAAAGCGCGCCCATCGCCACAGGTATGCCGAGAATGTTGTAACCGAAGGCGCCGACCAAGTTTTGGCGCACGTTACGCATGGTGGCGCGGCTGATCTCGATCGCCGTGACAACGCCCTGTAAGCTGCCCCTGATGAGCGTCACGTCGCTTGCCTCGATCGCGACATCCGTGCCCGTGCCGATGGCGAAGCCGACATCGGCTTGCGCAAGCGCCGGCGCGTCGTTGACGCCGTCGCCCACCATGCCGACGGTCTTTCCTTCAAGCTGGAGTTTTTGAACCTCATGCGCCTTGGCGTCGGGCAGCACCTCCGCGAGCACGCGGTTGACGCCTACTTGGCTTGCAATCGCTTTAGCGGTGCGCTCGTTGTCGCCCGTCAGCATGACCACTTCGAGCCCCAAGCGAAGGAGGGCTTCGATCGCCGCTTTCGAATCGGACTTCACTGTGTCGGCGACGGCGACGAGACCGAGGCACTGCCCGTCGGCCGCCACATACATTGGTGTCTTCCCTTCATTGGCGAGACGCTCCCAGACGGTCGCGAGAGCGTCGATCGGTACGCCACGATCACCCATCAGCTTTGTGTTGCCGAGGAGGACTTGACGGCCATCGACCTCGCCGCTCACGCCATGACCCGGTATCGCAACGAATCCCCTCGCTTCAACGGGCGGAAGGCCGCGCGCCTCCGCACCCTTAACGATGGCTTCGCCAAGCGGGTGCTCGGAGCCGCGTTCGAGAGCCGCCGCGAGCCGCAGCACAGTCTCTTCGCGTTGACCGTCGACGGGAACCACGTCCGTCAACGAAGGCTCGCCGCGCGTGATCGTTCCGGTCTTATCGAGAATGATCACCTGGAGTTTCTCCGAGCTTTGAAGCGCATCGCCGGAGCGAATGAGGATCCCGTTCTCGGCGCCCTTGCCGATTCCTACCGTTAACGAAGTCGGCGTCGCGAGCCCCAGCGCACAAGGGCAAGCGATGATCAGTGTCGTGACCAGAACGATGGTCGCGTAGATGACGCGCGGCTCTGGGCCGAAGACATACCAGATCATGAAGGAGAGAACGCTCAAGATCATCACGGTCGGAACGAAAAAGCCGGATACGGCGTCGACGACGCGCTGGATTGGCGCCTTCGAGCCTTGAGCGTCCTTGACCATCCGGATGATGTTAGCGAGTGCTGTGTCCTTGCCGACCTTTGTCGCGCGGAACTTAAAACTGCCCGTCTTGTTGAGCGTGCCGCCAATTGCCTCGTCGCCGACATGTTTCTCGACAGGAATCGACTCCCCGGTGATCATCGATTCATCGACGGCGCTGGACCCTTCGGTCACCTCGCCGTCCACAGGGATCTTGTCGCCTGGACGGATCACGACTGTTTCGCCGGCGACGACCTCTTCTACGGCCAAGTCGATTTCCTTGCCGTCACGCAGCACTCGGGCGGTCTTGGCTTGTAGCCCGATGAGCTTTTTGATCGCTTCCGAGGTGCGGCCCTTGGCCTTTAGCTCTAAGGCGAGTCCTAGCGTAACGAGGGCGATCACCACGTCGGTCACGTCCCAGAAAACTTCGGCGAGCGCCATACTCGGGAAGAGATCGGGAAAGGCGACTGCGATAACCGAATAAAGAAAAGCCGCCGAAACGCCAATCGAGATCAAGGTGTGCATATTGGCGGCGCGGTGCTTCAACGCGTCCCACATGCCGACAAAGAATTGCGAGCCCGACCAGACGAGCACGGGAACCGATGCCACGCCAAGCAGCGCCCAGACGATACGCCGAGTGTCGCTGCCCGCCGGCATCCACTCACGCAAACCTGGAATCAGATCGGGATAGCTCAGCGCCATAACCGGCGCCGATACGATCGCCGCGAACCAGAACTTGTGCATGAGCGTGACATATTCCTGTTCACGCGCGATTTGTTCTGGATCGGCTCCCGTTTCAACGGCGGCCTTTATGTCCTGGGACCGTTGCTCGGCGACCCTGTGGCCGGAAGCTTCGATCGCCGCACGGATTGCGTTGAAATCGGTCTTTTGCGGGTCATATTCGATATCGACGGCGCTTGCGCCGAGATTGGCCGCAGCAGCGATGACGCCCGGCGTCCCCTTCAGGGCGGACTCGACGCGGGTCACGCAGGAGGCGCAATGCATTTGTGCTACAAAAACGCGAATTTTCGCGGCGCCCGGCACGTAGCCGGCGCCGCGGATGGCCCTTGCGAGATCGGCGATATTTACGCGATTCGCGTCATAGTCGATCGCCGCGATCTTGCTCGCGAGGTTCACTCGCGCCGATACGACTCCCTTTATTTCCTTGAGCGCCTTTTCGATCGCGGGAGGGCAGTGGGCGCAGGTCATGCCGCCCACAGTCAATTCTATGTGCTCACGTCGAGCAGCCGTGGACAATGCGCCAGTTGTCGGTAGCGTGGTGTCGATCATGGCCAACCCCGTCGTCTATATCCCCGGGTGTCTTCCTCTTGCGCTCGCGCAGTCCTCATGGATAGTGCGCGAACACCTCAGTCGAACCGTCGCGTTTCAGGAGCAGCACGTTGTAAGATTCGGCCGCACCATGCTCCATGCCTGGCGAACCCGTAGGCATTCCAGGAACGCTCAGCCCGATCGCGTCGGGCCGCTCCGCCAGCAGCCGCTTTATTTCGCTCGCCGGCACGTGACCCTCGATCGTGTAGCCTTCCACAATGGCGGTGTGGCAAGAGGCGAGTTCGGGCGTTATGCCGTGCTCCTTCTTGATCTTGGAGACATCCCTCGTATCGATCATCGTGACCTTCATGCCCGCATCTTCGAGACGCTTCGCCCATAGGTGACAACATCCACAGGATGGCGAGCGCCATGCGGTGATGTCTTGGGCAAGGGCCGCAAGCGGCGCAATAAGGCCAAGGGCGAAGACGATGGCCAAACTTGTTTTCGATTTTGACATGTCGGTCTCCCGGAAGGAGGACAAGCAGGCCGCGTGGACCTGCGCTCGTCGGTTCACTGGAACAGATATTTGATGAGCGCTATTATCGCGAGAATGAGAGCTATCAGGATCAAAATCCAGAAGAGTCCCATGCTCGACATGCCCCAACCGCTCATCATCCCGTCCGATTCCATCATGGGTAATTTTCCGTTTTGCAATCTTCCGCTCACTCCACGCGGCGAATTTCGTCGATGACATAGAGGCCTTTTGCATCGCGGCTCAGGGTGAACGTCACTTTAGCTCCCGGCGCCAAGCCCGTGAGGTCGATGCCGGGCGCGATGCCGAAAGCCATCGTCATGCCGGGCCAATTCAACGCGGCGATCGGCCCGTGCGTGATCAGGAGCTTGCGCTCGGTTGCATTGACGCCCTTGATGACGCCGTCGCCAGACGCCTTGTCTGCGGCTTGGGCGACGACGAGCCGTTGCGCGGATTCGACCGCGCCGACTTTTGTCGCGCAGAGCGTGGGGGCGATCGCCGAAGCAGCGAGAACCGCAACGAGTTTGACCCGGTGATGAGGAAGGTTCTGCATTATTTCTCTCCTTGGTGAACATCATTCCGCGCTTTGAAACGCGGATCGAATGGCCAGCGTCTTCGACAACCATGCTGTTTCATCGTCGCGCGGCGGGCCAAAGGGCTTGATCAGCATATAGATCGAAGGATGACGACAAGCGTCAGAACCGTCGAACGCGCCATCCCGCCAATCATCGAAACGGCGATACGCTGCATGATTTCTGATCCGGCGCCTGCGCCCCAGACGATCGGCGCGAGCCCCGCCATGCTGACGCCGACCGTTTCGGCGCATATATAACGGCGCTCTGAGACCTTTCATGGCGCAGGGCCGCTTTCCTATAAGAAACGGCCCCAGAAAAAGCCCCGGTCGGGCCGTTCCTATATAGCTGAAAGGGATTACGATATGGGCGGCTTCATGTTGAACATGCATTCAATCACGAGGCCTCCCCCGTCAGCGGCAGACCCACACCCATTGTCCCTGATGGAGATGCCAGCACACATTATGCCTGTGTTGACCCGGGGTGCTCCAATCGCGATGCCCGTGGCGGCTATGCCCGCCGGGGACCATTCCGTGAATCTGCGGATCTTGCCCCTGCATCTCTTGGGCCATTGCGGGGACGGATAGGGCCAGCATCGTCGCTAAGGCAATAGAGAGTTTAAGCATTGGTCTTTCCTCCTGTGAAGATTGTTGTGCATTGTTCTATGGAGCTGCGTGAATAGTTCCGTCCAACTCCTGTTTGACCTCGCCTTTTTCAGACAAGCCAAACCCCTTGATCAGCGCATAGATCGCCGGAATGACAACGAGCGTCAGAGCCGTCGAAGACACCATCCCGCCAATCATCGGAACGGCGATGCGCTGCATAACTTCTGATCCTGCGCCCGTGCTCCAGAGGATCGGCACGAGCCCGGCCATGATCGCGACGACCGTCATCATCTTCGGCCGCACGCGTTCGACCGCGCCGAGCATAATCGCTTCTCGTAAATCGGCGCGAGTGAAGCTTTTCCCTTTGGCTGCGCGTTTGACCGCGACCTCGCGCATCGCCGCATCGAGATAGATCAGCATCACGACGCCGGTCTCGGCGGCGACGCCAGCAAGCGCGATGAAGCCGACCGCCACTGCGACGGACATGTTGAAGTTCAGGAACCACATCAGCCACACGCCGCCGACCAACGCGAAGGGCAGCGACAGCATGACAATCAAAGTTTCGGTCAAACGGCGGAAATTCAGGTAGAGCAACAGGAAGATGATGAGTAGCGTCAGGGGCACGACCAGCCGCATGCGCGCCTGTGCACGCTCCAGATATTCGAATTGGCCGCTCCAAACGACATAAGCGCCTGGCGGGAACTCAATCGTGTCGACGACCGCCTGGCGCGCTTCTTCGACAAAGCCGCCGAGATCGCGGTCCCGAATATCGACGAAGATGTAGACCGCGAGCTGGCCATTCTCGGTGCGAATCGAGGTCGGGCCACGAACGAGTTCGACCCTCGCTACCTCGCCGAGCGGAACCGTCCCGCCGCCGGGTAAGGGAATCAGCACTTCGCTGGCGATCGCTCTCGGATTGGAGCGGAAGTCGCGCGGATAGCGGATGTTGACGCCGTAGCGTTCGCGTCCTTCAACCGTTGTTGTGACGGTCTCGCCGCCGAGCGCCGTGGCGATTGTCGCTTGCAGGTCGCCGATCATGAGGCCGTAACGCGCGAGCGCAGCGCGATCCGGCGCGATGTCGAGGTAGTAGCCGCCCATGACGCGTTCGGCGTAGGCGGAAGAAGCGCCAGGAACGTGTTTCACCACAGTTTCAACCTGCCGCGCCAAGTTCTCGATTTGCGCAAGATCGCGGCCGAAAATCTTGACGCCGATTGGCGTCCTGATTCCGGTCGCCAGCATGTCAATTCTGTTTCGGATCGGCATGGTCCAGGCGTTCGATACGCCGGGAAATTGCAACGCCGCATCCAATTCCGCAGTGAGCTTGTCGATCGTCATTCCAGGACGCCATTGATCCTTTGGCTTCAACTGGATGACGGTCTCGAACATTTCGAGCGGCGCCGGGTCGGTCGCGGTGGAAGCGCGCCCAGCCTTGCCATAGGCGGACTGAACCTCGGGGAAGGATTT
Proteins encoded:
- a CDS encoding class I fructose-bisphosphate aldolase; protein product: MNLTLRVREILDWYEGETPGAKANLARMLMAGKLGGTGRMVILPVDQGVEHGPARSFAVNPAAYDPHYHYQLAIDAGLNAYAAPLGSLAAGADTFAGAIPTILKLNSANSLSRQKGNADQAITASIADALRLGCAGVGFTIYPGSDAMYDQYEEFRELSMEAKAKGLAVVLWSYPRGGDISKDGETAIDIVAYAAHMAASLGANIIKVKLPTSHLENNDAKKVYQEKRIPIATLPERVAHVMQCCFNSKRIVVFSGGAAKGEDSVYDDAHAIYAGGGNGSIIGRNCFQRPREEALKLLDTLVEIYKGA
- a CDS encoding methyltransferase family protein — translated: MHDDAPAYGLWSLVILNSAIFIFFAFTFFKPQTKRDWRSFGAFSAFLVALFAEMYGFPLTIYVLSGWLQSRWPDVNWFTHDAGHLLEMIFGWKANPHWGPFHVASIALIGGGFVLISAGWSVLYEAQRRHELATTGVYAYVRHPQYVGFILVMLGFLLQWPTLLTLAMFPVLVVMYVRLARAEENEALAEFGAAYRQYMAEVPAFIPRILAASRRRNHSQG
- a CDS encoding DUF2933 domain-containing protein, with product MQKGSSDSPKRGHFASRGNMVLIGFLAIAGFYLVTEHTAHLFGALPYLLLLACPLMHIFMHGGHGRHGSQESASNDSPMRSPTPHAGADNHDDLG
- a CDS encoding tetratricopeptide repeat protein, producing the protein MISWPLRLALAGFCLVLLAATASAQSDRWGRCRSAEPDARIAGCTEVIDRLKRQSRRDQFTAYFNRGGAYRAKGDLDRALADLDKALKLYPKAASALAERASIFKAKGDFDKAIADYDASIAERPNPAAFLGRGEAYRAKNDFDPAIADYNKAIALDPQLADAFVSRGKAYLGKEDLEHAKQDLEAALKLDPRLASAKEALDEINSAIAERATPPAAAGPRAPVAATYTSSDRLIVAFGGSTLIAFIVWFFWLKRTEGVRAAETSGGYQEAMILVKGGYTPDTIIVRRGKPVRLNFRREETASCSDKVIFADFQKSAELPTGETVAVEFLPRESGEFNFACPMGMFRGRLVVE
- a CDS encoding heavy metal translocating P-type ATPase is translated as MIDTTLPTTGALSTAARREHIELTVGGMTCAHCPPAIEKALKEIKGVVSARVNLASKIAAIDYDANRVNIADLARAIRGAGYVPGAAKIRVFVAQMHCASCVTRVESALKGTPGVIAAAANLGASAVDIEYDPQKTDFNAIRAAIEASGHRVAEQRSQDIKAAVETGADPEQIAREQEYVTLMHKFWFAAIVSAPVMALSYPDLIPGLREWMPAGSDTRRIVWALLGVASVPVLVWSGSQFFVGMWDALKHRAANMHTLISIGVSAAFLYSVIAVAFPDLFPSMALAEVFWDVTDVVIALVTLGLALELKAKGRTSEAIKKLIGLQAKTARVLRDGKEIDLAVEEVVAGETVVIRPGDKIPVDGEVTEGSSAVDESMITGESIPVEKHVGDEAIGGTLNKTGSFKFRATKVGKDTALANIIRMVKDAQGSKAPIQRVVDAVSGFFVPTVMILSVLSFMIWYVFGPEPRVIYATIVLVTTLIIACPCALGLATPTSLTVGIGKGAENGILIRSGDALQSSEKLQVIILDKTGTITRGEPSLTDVVPVDGQREETVLRLAAALERGSEHPLGEAIVKGAEARGLPPVEARGFVAIPGHGVSGEVDGRQVLLGNTKLMGDRGVPIDALATVWERLANEGKTPMYVAADGQCLGLVAVADTVKSDSKAAIEALLRLGLEVVMLTGDNERTAKAIASQVGVNRVLAEVLPDAKAHEVQKLQLEGKTVGMVGDGVNDAPALAQADVGFAIGTGTDVAIEASDVTLIRGSLQGVVTAIEISRATMRNVRQNLVGAFGYNILGIPVAMGALYPALGILLSPLIASAAMAFSSVTVVSNANRLRFFQPRRTAS
- a CDS encoding DUF411 domain-containing protein gives rise to the protein MSKSKTSLAIVFALGLIAPLAALAQDITAWRSPSCGCCHLWAKRLEDAGMKVTMIDTRDVSKIKKEHGITPELASCHTAIVEGYTIEGHVPASEIKRLLAERPDAIGLSVPGMPTGSPGMEHGAAESYNVLLLKRDGSTEVFAHYP
- a CDS encoding copper-binding protein; the encoded protein is MQNLPHHRVKLVAVLAASAIAPTLCATKVGAVESAQRLVVAQAADKASGDGVIKGVNATERKLLITHGPIAALNWPGMTMAFGIAPGIDLTGLAPGAKVTFTLSRDAKGLYVIDEIRRVE